From the Sphingomonas aliaeris genome, one window contains:
- a CDS encoding Rieske (2Fe-2S) protein: protein MLPIPSIAVGRSAVVDVDGTQILLCRTAAGLHATRGTCPHQNKSLEGARVRGVLVMCPWHGAMFDLDTGTSRSPQLTDRPLRIYRCVEQDGEVMIDLD, encoded by the coding sequence ATGCTCCCGATACCATCGATCGCGGTCGGCCGGTCTGCGGTCGTCGATGTTGACGGGACCCAGATACTGTTATGCCGGACCGCCGCCGGACTACATGCCACGCGGGGCACATGCCCGCACCAGAACAAGTCGCTGGAGGGCGCGCGGGTACGCGGCGTACTGGTGATGTGCCCGTGGCATGGGGCCATGTTCGATCTGGATACCGGGACGTCGCGGTCACCGCAACTCACGGATCGACCGTTAAGAATCTATCGGTGCGTCGAGCAGGACGGCGAGGTGATGATCGACCTCGACTGA
- a CDS encoding TonB-dependent receptor domain-containing protein translates to MNADSQIAGQLPVDPEPLPDTADSGTENIIVTGSLIRGSREDSAVPVDVIGARELQNQGSPSALDLIKNLSVSSGVVGESNQGDSRANGAEGVANINLRGLGPARTLVLLNGKRLVNAGLNIPAVDVNLLPSGAIGRIEILKDGAAATYGSDAIGGVVNFITREQEGFLASGSYRHIRGSAGDYDGAISFGHSGDGFTFLAAFGYQHRSTLESIDRDYTTRPYADNPQGGYTGGGSPGNFDFNGPTGGSAYRADLGCTSLGGFRSLTGSTTDRCSTQYGLYTNLVNPENRYQAYLDAKFDLTDSLKLNLSALYGWSRALYSTTPSVLPTQAPSANAQGGGSGMYVIPTYSPALRDYCTTYGASAGCNIDASGLPVSPATSLPVLFRPFLVGGNPLFATDNDRGSARAGRESESVRLTAGLTYDLAPHISMDLGGTYSQYDRWVDGNDNFVDLLQNALAGFGGPNCAYATTASRAVLTPAQITALAGKNGCTFFNPFSTGIPGNTITGVSNANYAGIRNPAGYDLTPGAGLINDSATIANFYRPTRAHSRTALYVVDAVISGKSGLQLPGGDTGFAVGGQYRKNTYSIAYSATRSLGVYPCPGRILNPAATCQIQTGGLGFIGSDFDRASQSDVYAGFVELQLPITSFINVQLSARYEDYRGVIGSTLDPQARIKIKINDWLSLRGGAGTTFRSPPSQSLVGTLTTLQGINGTFRAVDVVGNPELKPENATTYNGGVIVDAGGLTASIDYWRYDFKGPLESEPVQGIVNAVFGASGTANCSNPAFANLLARFTFSAAGCGVANVQRLRTFLINSADVRTSGVDFQAQFKTPVGGGNATIGANGSYTFEYKIADQTVEGIVVQPAFDAAGLLNYQTTAYPLPKLKGQAFLQYEGGIHALRLQLNYIGKYTDQRGAAIFGPNTANLAGSSVTGGKNLAAFPTIDVTYRVNLPSGTTVAITGQNVFNRNPPFARLDQNYDPFTASPLGATVKLGVSQKF, encoded by the coding sequence GTGAACGCTGATAGCCAGATCGCCGGCCAGCTACCTGTCGATCCGGAGCCACTGCCCGATACGGCTGACTCCGGTACGGAAAACATTATCGTAACCGGTTCGTTGATTCGCGGGTCCAGAGAGGATTCCGCAGTGCCAGTGGATGTGATCGGCGCACGCGAATTGCAGAACCAGGGATCGCCGTCCGCCCTCGACCTCATAAAGAATCTTTCCGTATCGAGCGGAGTCGTCGGCGAATCCAATCAAGGAGACTCACGCGCCAACGGTGCGGAGGGTGTCGCAAATATCAATCTTCGCGGTTTGGGGCCCGCACGAACGCTCGTTTTGCTGAACGGAAAGCGTCTGGTGAATGCTGGATTGAACATACCAGCCGTCGACGTAAACTTACTGCCGTCGGGTGCGATCGGCCGGATCGAGATTCTGAAGGACGGCGCTGCGGCGACGTACGGTTCGGACGCCATCGGGGGCGTGGTCAATTTTATCACGCGCGAGCAAGAAGGCTTTCTTGCGTCTGGATCCTATCGACATATCCGGGGGTCCGCAGGCGACTATGATGGCGCAATAAGCTTCGGTCACAGTGGCGACGGTTTTACGTTCCTGGCGGCATTCGGCTATCAACACCGCTCTACGCTAGAGAGTATCGATCGCGACTACACTACACGGCCTTACGCCGACAATCCACAGGGCGGATATACCGGAGGGGGTAGCCCCGGTAATTTCGATTTCAACGGACCAACCGGCGGATCCGCCTACCGCGCCGATCTCGGATGCACGTCGCTTGGCGGGTTTCGCAGTTTGACCGGCTCGACGACGGATCGCTGCTCTACACAGTATGGTTTATACACAAATCTGGTGAATCCGGAAAATAGGTACCAAGCTTATCTCGATGCGAAGTTCGACCTGACAGACAGCCTGAAGCTTAACCTGTCGGCGCTCTACGGTTGGAGTCGAGCGCTCTATTCGACCACCCCCAGCGTTTTGCCCACCCAGGCGCCCTCCGCGAACGCGCAGGGCGGGGGCTCGGGGATGTACGTGATTCCGACCTATTCTCCCGCGCTTCGCGACTATTGCACGACCTATGGAGCATCGGCTGGCTGCAACATCGATGCGTCGGGCCTACCTGTTTCGCCTGCCACTTCGCTTCCGGTATTATTCCGCCCGTTTCTCGTCGGCGGAAATCCGTTATTCGCGACGGACAACGACCGAGGGTCCGCCCGGGCCGGACGGGAGTCCGAGTCAGTACGGTTGACCGCCGGCCTGACGTACGACCTTGCCCCCCATATCAGCATGGATCTGGGCGGGACATATTCGCAGTACGATCGATGGGTCGACGGCAACGACAACTTTGTCGACTTACTCCAGAATGCCTTGGCGGGTTTTGGCGGACCAAATTGTGCCTATGCCACCACCGCATCGCGTGCCGTGCTAACGCCGGCTCAGATCACAGCGCTTGCTGGTAAGAACGGCTGCACATTCTTCAATCCGTTTTCGACGGGTATTCCAGGGAACACGATCACCGGGGTGTCGAATGCCAACTACGCAGGCATTAGAAATCCTGCCGGTTACGACCTCACACCGGGCGCTGGACTGATCAATGATAGCGCGACCATCGCGAACTTCTATCGGCCTACGCGGGCCCATAGTCGCACAGCGCTCTACGTCGTCGATGCTGTGATCAGTGGTAAATCCGGGCTGCAACTGCCTGGTGGCGACACCGGCTTTGCCGTCGGTGGGCAGTACCGCAAGAACACCTACAGCATCGCATACAGTGCGACACGCAGCCTCGGCGTATACCCATGTCCGGGGAGGATTTTGAATCCTGCTGCCACCTGCCAGATACAAACCGGAGGTCTCGGTTTTATCGGATCGGACTTCGATCGCGCCAGCCAAAGCGATGTCTATGCGGGATTCGTGGAACTGCAGCTCCCGATCACGTCATTCATCAACGTTCAGCTTTCGGCACGCTACGAAGATTATCGTGGTGTTATCGGTTCCACCCTGGATCCACAGGCGCGTATCAAAATCAAAATAAACGACTGGCTTTCGCTTCGCGGCGGTGCAGGAACGACTTTCCGATCACCGCCCTCCCAGTCACTGGTGGGAACACTGACGACCCTTCAAGGCATCAACGGGACGTTCCGTGCGGTCGACGTCGTCGGCAACCCTGAACTCAAACCGGAAAATGCGACCACATATAACGGCGGTGTGATCGTCGACGCCGGCGGATTAACCGCCAGCATCGATTACTGGCGATACGATTTCAAGGGGCCGCTCGAGTCTGAACCGGTACAAGGCATAGTCAATGCCGTGTTCGGCGCGTCTGGAACCGCAAACTGTAGCAATCCGGCTTTCGCCAACCTTCTGGCCCGCTTTACGTTCAGCGCTGCTGGCTGCGGTGTAGCCAATGTTCAACGCCTGCGCACATTCCTTATCAATTCGGCAGACGTGCGGACGTCCGGGGTCGATTTCCAAGCCCAGTTCAAGACTCCTGTCGGTGGAGGTAATGCCACGATCGGTGCGAACGGCTCTTATACGTTCGAGTACAAGATTGCGGACCAGACCGTTGAAGGAATCGTGGTTCAGCCCGCCTTCGATGCCGCGGGGCTTCTCAACTATCAGACTACGGCCTACCCTCTACCCAAGCTTAAGGGTCAGGCGTTTTTACAATATGAGGGCGGGATTCACGCACTTCGCCTACAGCTGAATTATATCGGAAAATACACGGATCAGCGCGGCGCTGCAATATTCGGGCCCAACACGGCGAATCTCGCCGGATCGTCGGTGACCGGCGGTAAAAATCTGGCGGCGTTCCCAACCATTGATGTCACGTATCGCGTAAATCTGCCCAGCGGAACGACCGTGGCCATCACCGGTCAGAATGTCTTTAACAGAAATCCGCCGTTTGCAAGACTCGACCAGAATTACGACCCGTTTACCGCGTCCCCGCTTGGCGCAACCGTGAAGCTCGGGGTCAGCCAGAAATTCTAA
- a CDS encoding Gfo/Idh/MocA family protein has translation MAKAIGVGIIGIQPDRSWGAIAHVPALRLLPDQYRIEAVSTTRIESARAAAEHYDIPRHFASVEDLCACDAVDLVAVTVKVPAHLALVRTALAAGKHVYCEWPLGNGLDEAIEMADAARAAGVVATCGMQARFAPELAYARDLIADGYVGEVLSATLIGNGGVWGPVVPPADAYNADVTNGATMLTIPLGHTLDGVAQILGDLVQVSARLGNRRTEQLVLGENRTVPLTAPDQIMLHGVLKGGALLSVHYRGGMPAGTGFLLEINGTAGDLQISGPVGHAQLADLQISGARSGEALAPLSVPAKYSGDADLPAVIGNVYRSYRQLANDIATGSRLAPSFDAAVARHRMIAAIEASAAAGGRSIDITDG, from the coding sequence ATGGCCAAGGCAATCGGCGTCGGCATCATTGGAATTCAACCGGATCGTAGCTGGGGCGCCATCGCACATGTCCCGGCCCTGCGACTGTTGCCCGATCAGTATCGCATCGAAGCGGTCTCCACGACCCGCATCGAAAGCGCGCGCGCGGCCGCCGAGCATTACGACATTCCGCGACATTTCGCCTCGGTTGAGGATCTGTGCGCGTGCGACGCGGTCGATCTGGTTGCGGTCACCGTCAAGGTGCCGGCCCATCTCGCCTTGGTCCGCACGGCACTGGCCGCCGGGAAACACGTCTATTGCGAATGGCCGCTCGGCAACGGATTGGACGAAGCGATCGAGATGGCGGACGCGGCGAGAGCAGCCGGTGTCGTCGCAACATGCGGCATGCAGGCGCGGTTCGCGCCCGAACTGGCCTATGCCCGCGATCTGATCGCCGACGGTTATGTCGGGGAGGTGCTATCCGCCACGCTGATCGGCAATGGCGGCGTCTGGGGTCCGGTCGTCCCACCGGCGGACGCCTATAACGCCGACGTGACGAACGGCGCGACGATGCTGACGATCCCGCTCGGCCACACGTTGGACGGCGTTGCGCAGATCCTTGGCGATCTGGTCCAGGTCAGCGCACGACTGGGCAATCGCCGTACCGAGCAGCTCGTGCTGGGCGAGAACCGCACCGTGCCACTGACGGCACCGGACCAGATCATGCTGCACGGCGTGCTGAAGGGCGGCGCCTTGCTGTCGGTCCATTATCGCGGTGGGATGCCCGCCGGGACGGGTTTTCTGCTCGAGATCAACGGCACCGCCGGAGACCTGCAGATCAGTGGACCCGTGGGGCATGCACAGCTCGCCGACCTGCAGATCAGCGGCGCACGATCGGGAGAAGCACTCGCACCGCTTTCGGTTCCGGCAAAGTATAGCGGCGATGCAGATCTGCCCGCCGTTATCGGCAATGTCTATCGCAGCTACCGCCAGCTTGCGAACGACATCGCGACCGGATCGCGTCTCGCGCCTTCCTTCGATGCGGCGGTCGCACGTCACCGCATGATCGCGGCGATTGAAGCCTCGGCGGCGGCCGGAGGGCGATCGATCGACATCACCGATGGATGA
- a CDS encoding SDR family NAD(P)-dependent oxidoreductase, producing MARILVVGGAGGVGSAVVRQRIAAGDAVSATVLNDAEASKVAAVHGTSVATHRLDLSHPDSVVAGLQPALASGIDAIVVCVAVSPYGPSETTPLDVYRRTMDINLLSAAAIYQAAMPALRASQGRLVYITSMAGKAAMPFIGPYAASKFALEGLGDVMRREAAPQGVKISMIEPGGIKTPMMEEQLASIDSRIAGLSAEESERYGALYRQFKMLSAEAYVQGASSADEVAESVGAALDDAQPKARYIVGAGAEQLIGMARTLSDAELDGAFAQMYAAVDA from the coding sequence ATGGCAAGGATATTGGTCGTCGGCGGCGCCGGCGGGGTCGGTTCGGCCGTCGTAAGACAGCGCATCGCCGCTGGTGATGCGGTTTCTGCGACGGTGTTGAACGATGCCGAGGCTTCGAAAGTAGCAGCGGTGCACGGCACCTCTGTCGCAACGCATCGCCTAGATCTGTCGCATCCTGATTCGGTGGTGGCCGGGCTTCAGCCGGCGTTGGCGTCGGGGATCGACGCCATCGTGGTGTGCGTGGCCGTCTCACCGTACGGCCCGTCGGAAACGACGCCGCTCGATGTTTACCGCCGAACGATGGACATCAACCTGCTGTCGGCGGCAGCAATCTACCAGGCGGCGATGCCGGCTTTGCGCGCTAGTCAGGGGCGGCTTGTCTACATCACGTCGATGGCAGGCAAGGCGGCTATGCCGTTCATCGGCCCTTACGCCGCATCCAAGTTCGCGCTGGAGGGGCTTGGCGACGTGATGCGCCGGGAGGCTGCGCCGCAGGGCGTGAAGATCAGCATGATCGAGCCGGGCGGTATCAAGACGCCGATGATGGAAGAGCAACTCGCTTCGATCGATAGTCGGATCGCCGGTTTGTCGGCGGAGGAATCGGAGCGCTACGGCGCGCTGTACCGCCAGTTCAAGATGTTGTCGGCCGAGGCTTATGTGCAAGGCGCGTCGAGCGCGGATGAGGTAGCGGAATCGGTGGGTGCCGCGCTCGACGATGCGCAGCCGAAAGCGCGGTATATCGTCGGTGCGGGCGCGGAGCAGTTGATCGGCATGGCGCGGACGCTGAGCGATGCGGAACTGGATGGTGCCTTTGCCCAGATGTACGCCGCGGTAGACGCATGA
- a CDS encoding spinster family MFS transporter, translating to MISAQSEIPRLTNRTWLMTVLVGVYASNFVDRMILNVLQQPIKAELHLQDWQLGMLSGTTFAFFYAFLGLYVARVAEHGDRTKVAAACILLWSVMTAICGFATQFFHLLLLRIGVAVGEAGATPTGQSLISDYYEPEKRAGALAIFQSGNTLGHVLGAVLGGVVGQAWGWRWAFIIAGAPGLILAALMLFTIREPRRMAGAREPVPDLKVVASALFGKRTFRWMALGTAATLFASYSISSFISPHLMRSYGVSLQTAGLLGGVGGGLMLGVGTLIGGFSAQALARSDRSWLLRVPGITLLAAGPLCVLTFSGLALEVTITAFLLMNLCVGTFQGPVFAINHSLVSARMRATASAILLLLITLGGLGLGPLLIGIASDRLASMSFGGENFATVCAGGSSPLEACALASAEGLRLALISCCLVFAFAGICFLRSTRTIAADVLD from the coding sequence ATGATCAGCGCGCAATCAGAGATACCCCGTCTGACCAACCGAACCTGGTTGATGACCGTGCTCGTTGGGGTGTACGCCTCGAATTTCGTTGACCGAATGATCCTCAATGTCCTGCAACAGCCGATCAAGGCGGAGTTGCACTTGCAGGACTGGCAACTCGGCATGCTGAGCGGAACCACTTTCGCCTTCTTCTACGCCTTTCTCGGGCTGTACGTCGCGCGGGTTGCGGAACATGGCGATCGTACGAAGGTGGCTGCGGCCTGCATCTTGCTGTGGTCGGTCATGACAGCCATTTGCGGGTTCGCCACGCAATTCTTTCACCTGCTTTTGTTGCGAATCGGCGTGGCGGTTGGCGAGGCCGGTGCGACGCCGACCGGGCAAAGCCTGATTTCAGATTATTACGAACCGGAAAAGCGCGCCGGTGCGCTGGCGATTTTCCAATCGGGGAACACGCTGGGACACGTGTTGGGTGCCGTCCTGGGCGGCGTCGTCGGACAGGCGTGGGGCTGGCGCTGGGCCTTCATCATTGCGGGCGCGCCTGGGCTGATCCTTGCCGCGCTGATGCTGTTTACCATCCGGGAGCCGCGCCGCATGGCGGGCGCCCGCGAGCCGGTCCCCGATCTGAAAGTCGTCGCCAGCGCGCTGTTCGGCAAGCGGACCTTTCGCTGGATGGCACTCGGTACAGCGGCCACGCTCTTCGCCTCCTATTCGATTTCGAGCTTTATCTCCCCGCACTTGATGCGCTCCTACGGCGTCAGCCTGCAGACCGCCGGTCTGTTGGGGGGTGTGGGGGGCGGTTTGATGCTGGGCGTCGGGACCCTGATCGGCGGTTTTTCCGCACAAGCGCTCGCTCGCTCTGATCGTTCCTGGTTACTTCGTGTACCTGGAATCACGCTGTTGGCTGCAGGCCCACTCTGCGTGCTGACGTTTTCCGGGCTTGCGCTGGAAGTGACGATCACCGCGTTTTTGCTGATGAATTTATGCGTCGGCACATTCCAGGGGCCGGTGTTTGCCATCAATCACTCGCTCGTATCGGCACGGATGCGTGCCACGGCAAGTGCGATATTGCTTCTGTTGATCACGCTCGGCGGATTAGGTCTCGGGCCTTTGCTGATTGGCATCGCCAGTGATCGGTTGGCCTCGATGTCGTTTGGGGGCGAAAACTTCGCAACGGTTTGCGCCGGCGGTTCAAGTCCACTCGAAGCCTGCGCTCTCGCGTCCGCAGAAGGACTCAGGCTGGCATTGATCAGTTGCTGCCTCGTCTTCGCGTTCGCCGGGATTTGTTTTCTTCGCAGTACGCGCACCATTGCCGCCGATGTACTGGACTAA
- a CDS encoding AMP-binding protein: MDALRSWAERQPNKLAAAMATSSEQLTYAELDQEADRVACMLQGLGIPEGGTIALLHENNLRTLSLWWGARRAGLYYVPLGTSLRPADLAFIVEDCAASAVFVTRGLEQQGVALAAELGNNQDTPIYCDGPSAVLKDFSILLEGSCVKPRPAALFGREMIYSSGTTGRPKGIRRDLSSVENAMVLPELERRMRQVYQIDERTIYLSLAPLYHATGRFLNRAIESGGSVVILPKFNPQDALATIERFAVSHTQWVPTMFSRLLALPEEIRSRYDLSSHKVALHAAAPCPIPVKRAMIEWWGLIVDEYYGGSENAGVTFISAREWLERPGSVGRSITGRIHILADDDTFSELPVGQTGLIYFEGGLNFQYTTGGDTPSVRGDLSTYGDLGHVDEDQYLFISDRRSDLIISGGVNIYPKEVELVIETYPSVREVAVIGVPDPEFGQQVKAVVCMANDIEDRPSLERALMQFCRENLSSIKCPKGIVFIDELPRNENGKLLKRTLRDRFSAP; this comes from the coding sequence ATGGACGCATTGCGGTCATGGGCGGAACGGCAGCCAAATAAACTCGCCGCAGCGATGGCGACCTCTTCGGAGCAACTTACATATGCCGAACTCGATCAGGAAGCGGATCGCGTTGCATGCATGCTCCAGGGCTTGGGAATCCCCGAAGGTGGCACCATTGCCTTGCTGCACGAAAACAATCTGCGAACGCTCAGCTTGTGGTGGGGCGCCCGTCGCGCCGGCCTGTACTATGTGCCGCTGGGTACCTCGCTACGCCCTGCCGATCTTGCCTTCATTGTAGAGGATTGCGCCGCATCCGCGGTTTTCGTCACCCGAGGGCTTGAGCAACAGGGGGTGGCATTGGCCGCCGAACTCGGCAATAATCAAGACACCCCGATTTATTGTGATGGTCCTTCTGCAGTGTTGAAGGACTTTTCCATCTTACTTGAGGGTTCATGCGTGAAACCTCGCCCTGCCGCTCTATTCGGCCGGGAGATGATCTATTCATCCGGTACAACCGGCCGGCCAAAGGGCATCCGACGCGACCTTTCGTCGGTGGAAAATGCTATGGTCTTGCCGGAATTGGAACGCCGGATGCGGCAGGTGTACCAGATCGACGAACGGACGATATACCTGTCTTTGGCGCCGCTGTATCACGCCACAGGCCGTTTTCTGAACCGTGCGATAGAGTCCGGCGGTAGCGTCGTGATCCTGCCGAAGTTCAATCCTCAGGACGCCCTGGCAACAATCGAGAGGTTCGCCGTCTCGCACACCCAATGGGTGCCCACCATGTTCAGCCGGTTGCTGGCGCTGCCGGAGGAGATACGTAGCCGATACGATCTTTCGAGCCACAAGGTCGCATTGCACGCGGCTGCGCCGTGCCCGATACCTGTCAAGCGAGCGATGATCGAATGGTGGGGTCTGATAGTAGACGAATATTATGGCGGGTCCGAGAATGCCGGAGTCACATTTATTTCCGCACGTGAATGGCTTGAACGACCCGGCTCGGTCGGACGATCGATTACCGGCAGGATACATATCCTGGCGGATGACGACACCTTTTCGGAACTCCCGGTCGGACAAACCGGCTTGATATATTTCGAAGGTGGTCTGAACTTCCAGTATACCACGGGGGGTGATACCCCATCGGTTCGCGGTGATCTGTCGACTTATGGAGATCTGGGTCATGTCGATGAAGATCAGTATTTATTCATCAGCGACCGGAGGAGCGATCTTATAATATCAGGCGGCGTCAATATTTATCCAAAAGAGGTAGAACTTGTAATCGAGACATATCCTTCGGTCAGGGAGGTCGCCGTGATTGGTGTTCCGGATCCGGAATTTGGACAGCAAGTCAAGGCTGTCGTCTGTATGGCCAACGACATTGAGGATAGGCCGTCCCTTGAAAGGGCATTGATGCAATTCTGTCGTGAAAATCTCTCGAGTATAAAGTGCCCTAAAGGCATCGTTTTCATCGACGAGCTTCCACGTAACGAAAACGGCAAGCTGCTGAAACGCACATTGCGCGACCGGTTCTCGGCCCCCTGA
- a CDS encoding TonB-dependent receptor: MAQTQTSADPAEPAAGQIAGSPTVQADAPAAAETSDSNLSEIVVTAQKRSERLQRVPIAVTAISSTVLTQAGLGLSEDLPRLTPGLTVNRNANFVGLFLRGVGTQFANPGLESSVATYQDDTYMPRTATAAFAFNDIERIEVLKGPQGTLYGRNAAAGAVRIITNDPKMGLWEGNASVQYGRYNRTGADAVINAPIGDSVALRISAMYDANDGYVTSINPTTPRLQSRNVWHVNGKLLWNATDNLSIKLSGDIGRKFDHEGQAFISIDSTCPGLIAACLGGRGGNGTLVSGQDGPARGDFPGSKFDTRDAGAALRADLTTGIGTVSSITTYRYYKFTGLADLDTANIPFQHALTDGENTKSYSQEFQLVSDNTKKLKYVFGLFYYKEKSGSNFSVSGIAINQQLGGPFTAVNGNVRTQPRLNALSDFDIESYAPYGEATYDFLDWLGLTVGLRYTSERKTQNSQDLRIIIPQAGVNVSAFGTPFGPREAKFDKLTPRVSINVKPSRDLLFYASFSRGFKSGGINSPDFARSPIILPEVLDSYELGAKTEFGNVRLNGSAFYYDYSNLQVTITSAQCGGSCVFNAANATIKGVEADTEWAPTSALNLGAGFSYLDTKFKNFAAGQSFVPASGTAACTAATATPNPADDGACLGYSLITKDQSGRPLPQAPKLTTYVRGSYTAELPNGAKLRFNALWNHTGRYFYGPDATFGIEPSKDLVSGAITFITADDFSLSVFGDNLLDDKYNTQFARQQTGGWTVPGMPRTWGVKLAKKF; encoded by the coding sequence TTGGCGCAAACCCAGACCTCCGCCGATCCCGCAGAGCCCGCGGCCGGGCAAATCGCCGGATCCCCCACCGTACAGGCTGATGCGCCCGCAGCAGCCGAGACATCAGACAGCAACCTCAGCGAGATCGTCGTAACCGCGCAAAAAAGGTCTGAAAGGCTACAGCGCGTACCTATCGCGGTTACCGCGATCAGCAGCACGGTGCTGACCCAGGCGGGGCTCGGCCTGTCAGAGGATCTGCCAAGACTGACGCCGGGTTTGACGGTCAACCGGAACGCGAATTTCGTAGGCCTGTTTCTGCGAGGCGTGGGCACGCAATTTGCGAATCCTGGCCTCGAATCCAGTGTCGCTACCTATCAGGACGACACGTATATGCCCCGCACCGCGACGGCGGCGTTCGCGTTCAACGACATCGAGCGGATCGAGGTTCTGAAGGGCCCGCAGGGGACATTGTACGGCCGTAATGCGGCTGCCGGTGCTGTGCGCATCATCACCAACGATCCGAAAATGGGCTTGTGGGAGGGGAATGCCTCCGTTCAATATGGCCGGTACAATCGGACCGGTGCGGATGCGGTCATCAATGCGCCGATCGGCGATTCCGTCGCCTTGCGCATCTCCGCAATGTACGATGCCAATGACGGATACGTCACGAGCATCAATCCGACGACGCCAAGGTTGCAAAGTCGCAACGTATGGCACGTCAACGGGAAATTGCTCTGGAACGCTACCGACAATCTATCGATCAAATTGTCCGGAGATATTGGTCGCAAATTCGATCATGAAGGCCAAGCCTTCATCAGCATCGATTCCACATGCCCCGGACTGATTGCAGCATGCCTGGGGGGCAGAGGTGGCAACGGGACGCTGGTTTCCGGGCAGGACGGGCCAGCGCGGGGCGATTTCCCTGGTTCGAAGTTCGACACGCGTGATGCCGGCGCAGCGTTGCGGGCCGATCTGACGACCGGGATCGGTACGGTGTCGTCGATCACCACCTATCGCTATTATAAATTCACCGGCCTGGCGGATCTGGATACTGCCAATATTCCTTTTCAGCATGCACTTACCGACGGCGAAAACACCAAATCCTATTCGCAGGAATTCCAGCTCGTCTCGGACAACACGAAAAAGCTGAAATACGTATTCGGGTTGTTTTACTACAAAGAGAAATCAGGAAGCAATTTCAGCGTCTCCGGTATCGCGATCAACCAGCAACTGGGTGGACCGTTTACGGCGGTCAACGGAAACGTTCGTACTCAGCCCCGACTGAACGCCCTGAGCGACTTCGATATCGAATCCTATGCGCCTTATGGAGAGGCCACCTACGATTTCCTCGATTGGTTGGGGCTGACGGTGGGCCTTCGTTATACCAGCGAACGCAAGACCCAGAACTCTCAGGACCTGCGGATCATCATTCCGCAGGCCGGAGTAAACGTTTCGGCATTCGGCACGCCCTTCGGACCGCGCGAAGCGAAGTTCGACAAGCTCACGCCGAGAGTTAGCATCAACGTAAAGCCCTCGCGCGATCTGCTTTTCTACGCCAGCTTCAGCCGCGGATTCAAATCCGGCGGTATCAATTCGCCCGATTTCGCCCGTTCGCCAATCATATTGCCCGAAGTGCTCGACAGCTACGAGCTGGGCGCGAAAACGGAATTCGGCAACGTCCGTCTGAACGGATCCGCTTTCTATTATGATTACAGCAATTTGCAGGTGACTATAACAAGTGCGCAATGTGGTGGTTCATGCGTTTTCAACGCGGCGAATGCGACGATCAAGGGGGTGGAAGCCGATACGGAATGGGCACCGACCAGCGCGCTGAATCTCGGTGCCGGATTCAGCTACCTCGACACCAAGTTCAAGAACTTCGCGGCTGGCCAGTCATTCGTACCTGCCTCGGGCACGGCAGCGTGCACGGCAGCGACCGCGACGCCGAATCCCGCGGATGACGGGGCATGCCTGGGCTATTCGCTTATCACCAAGGACCAGAGCGGCAGGCCGTTGCCCCAGGCGCCCAAGCTGACGACCTATGTGCGCGGCAGTTACACGGCCGAGTTGCCGAACGGTGCCAAGTTGCGCTTCAACGCATTGTGGAACCATACGGGCAGGTACTTCTATGGTCCTGATGCGACCTTCGGCATCGAGCCGTCGAAAGACCTGGTATCCGGGGCGATCACTTTTATCACCGCTGACGATTTCTCGCTCAGCGTCTTCGGCGACAATCTTCTGGACGACAAGTACAACACCCAGTTTGCACGGCAACAGACCGGCGGCTGGACCGTCCCGGGCATGCCGCGCACCTGGGGCGTGAAGCTCGCAAAGAAGTTCTAA